From the Juglans microcarpa x Juglans regia isolate MS1-56 chromosome 7D, Jm3101_v1.0, whole genome shotgun sequence genome, the window TGCCTGTAGTTTTTGGATTTTCCCTCTTAGATTCCTAGAATCCCCCCTCCTCCATGGATAAGCTTGTACTTTAAGGTCTagtttgtttttgcaaatgagatgagatgacttgaaattaaagttaaaaattgaataaaatattgttagaatatatttttttatattacttttgtcttgagatttgaaaaaattgaattatttattttattttgtgtgagaatttgagaaaattataatgattagatgagattagatgagttgagaagagttgtgaaaacaaacgaagcttAATAGTCTCTGTTAAAATTATGACATCATAAAAATAGGTCGAACTTTATCTTTAATGTCTTGTTTGAAGAACTTTTTGAACTTAAGTTGCTATTTTGCGGTCCTAAATTGCTAAATGAGCTTGAGCAAGTTTAATACACAAGACATATTCGTAGAGTATTCCCTCAATATTCTCTTGTGGGTTTTGATTTTACTAATGCAGAGATGGATCTATTCCGAGTTCAATTTTCTGGTCGTTTGGTACATGAAAATAagccaacaaaaagaaaaaaagaaaagaaaagggaaaagccTTCTAGCCCTGAAGATCAGAGAGATTGGTCAAAGTTTTCCTCAAGGCATGTATAAGAAACATATGAACCATGGAAAATTCTATTAATTGATGATTAATCTTCTTTTTGAGGGTTTAGAAAATCTGCTCAAGAAGCTATTACTCTCCCACTAAGAGATGCCATTGGTTGTACTTATCAAATAGAGTGGCAAAGTTTATTATAATGTTAAACTGAAGGTACACTTCCAAAAGTAAGAATAATAGTCAGATTGTCTGAATCCAATTTGTGGTACTAATAATTGTCCAGCATTTTGAGGggaagtataaaaaaatttgagaaaaatgaatattccTCCGGCACAGAGGAGAGAGGTAGCGGCTAGAAGTACAAAACAGGGAATAAAAGAGTTTTTGGATTATTTAGAAAGAACAACTTCAAAAATTCCATGATAAAGTCTAGCAGTTTGGTGTGTAGTCGACATGACACACTATATATACCACTCCCTCAATTTTATACTCAGAGCCACTCCCACTTCACAGTTATTTGAATCTTCCTAAGCTATTGGCAACTCTTACTGCTCTCCTAAGCTCTAAATAATGGTAAGCACTGTACTATGCTTTCTCATCTCCATacctttctctctctgtgtctcttGCTGATTGTTGCTTCTCTATATTTTACTTGCAGAATAACAAGGAAATGGATATGCTCATCAGCCCACGGGGCAAGGGAAAAGGTGGATTCCTGGCTTGCATGTTTGTGTTTGGTAAGAACAtccctgtatttttttttttttttaatgttaaagtAAGCAATGCATGCAAAGCTAGAGTTCATGGTTAACTCATACTACTTTTCTGATTTGCAGTGTTGGGGACCTTTGAGAATATAGGATTTGTAGCTAACATGGTGACCATGGTTCTGTATTTTAAGATTGTGATGCACTTTGATCTATCTGCTTCTTCAAATACTCTCACGAACTTCATGGGTTCAGTTTGGCTTCTCTCACTCTTGGGAGGCTTCATTTCAGACACTTTCTTAAACCGACTACAAACGTGTCTGACATTTGGAACATTCGAAGTACTGGTAAGATTCAATGTCAAAACCCCAACTACATATCCATGTTTCTATTGGGGGCAAATTTTACCTTACTATTTCAAACTACCACTTTAACTTGCAGGGTTTAATAATGGTTACTATTCAAGCTTACGATAAAAGCCTGCATCCTGATCCTTGTGGCAAGTCAAGTTGTGTCAAAGGTGGTAAAGCAGCCATGTTCTACGCCTCCCTTTGTCTATTAGCAGTTGGTTCTGGTGGAGTTAAGGGGTCTCTTCCAGCACTTGGTGCCGACCAGTTTGATCGCAAGGACCAGAAAGGAGAGAAGCTTCTTGCAAGCTATTTTAATTGGTACTTACTCAGTACAACGATTGGATCCATGGTTGGAGTTACAGTCGTTGTGTGGGTTAGCATGAACAGAGATTGGTACTGGGGTTTCCTCATTGGCACTGTCACTGCTGTTGTTGGATTCATCTTTCTTGCCATTGGGAATCCCTTCTACTGTTTCCAACCCTTGGGAAGTAGCCCTATAGTGAAGATTGCACAAGttgctactctctctctctctccctctctttgacCTTTATCTACTTAGATTTGTAGCTATTATCAAGGAATGATTCGTGTTTCTGCTTCAGGTTATAGTGGTTGCAATTAGAAACAGAAGGTTGTCAATACCAACTAGTCCAGATGAACTGTACGAGATCGATGATGAAGATAGAGATCCATCTGAAGAAAAAATTCCACATACAAGCCAATTTAGGTAATGGTGTAAACTTTACTCAGAAATGTAACAGCTGGTATTGCATCATTGTGTGGCACAATTTTTTAGATTCTCTCTTCTTGGCATCTTCCAACTCCAGTGCACAGTTGCTATAAGTCTGCTTTTAATGAATCAGGTCGCTCGATAAAGCTGCTATTCTTCTCGAGGGCATGACTCCAAAGCCATGGAAAGCCTGCACAGTTACCCAAGTTGAAGAAGTCAAGATATTAACAAGAATGCTGCCCATTATTGGAAGTACAATCATAATGAACACATGCATGGCACAGTTGCAAACATTCTCAGTGCACCAAGGCTACTTCATGGATCCCTATATTTGCTCATTCAAGTTCCCAACATCATCAATACCAGTGATACCACTCTTCTTCATGTCACTCCTCATACCCATCTACGAGTTCCTCGTGGTCCCTTTTGCTCGGAAGAT encodes:
- the LOC121239815 gene encoding protein NRT1/ PTR FAMILY 4.5-like — protein: MACEEKTLEMDMLISPRGKGKGGFLACMFVFVLGTFENIGFVANMVTMVLYFKIVMHFDLSASSNTLTNFMGSVWLLSLLGGFISDTFLNRLQTCLTFGTFEVLGLIMVTIQAYDKSLHPDPCGKSSCVKGGKAAMFYASLCLLAVGSGGVKGSLPALGADQFDRKDQKGEKLLASYFNWYLLSTTIGSMVGVTVVVWVSMNRDWYWGFLIGTVTAVVGFIFLAIGNPFYCFQPLGSSPIVKIAQVIVVAIRNRRLSIPTSPDELYEIDDEDRDPSEEKIPHTSQFRSLDKAAILLEGMTPKPWKACTVTQVEEVKILTRMLPIIGSTIIMNTCMAQLQTFSVHQGYFMDPYICSFKFPTSSIPVIPLFFMSLLIPIYEFLVVPFARKITGHPSGITQLQRVGVGLVLSIISMAVAAMVEVKRRNHAHKNPLQPLSLFWLSFQYGIFGIADMFTIVGLLEFFYKEAPSGMRSLSTSFTFLSLSFGYFLSSIFVDLINSITKKITPSKQGWLHGNNLNDNNLDLFYWFLAILSTLNLAIYLYCASWYKYKEDSTAEFGIKSKTQNGDK